ATGACGTTcgcatttacaattttttcatttaaattgtgAATTAACTGATAAGAAAAGCGGACCATTTTCCGGGGTTCAAAACATTACTTTGCAGCGCGGCTATAGCTGGACGTCGGCTgtctattgtattatatatacatgtagtTATCATAAAGTATTTGTCGTGTTTACgttatcaatataatacataggtatctatgaaacaaagtatatatacttatataatattatggttatcgCTCGTAATGATAGCGttttcgtataatttataatttggcGTTTCTATCGTTTCAGCCGACGTCGACGGCGGCCATCGGCAGCACCAAGACGGCCGGAGCCAACCACACCGGCGATGGATTACTGGATGGCAGTGCATATAACAGCGACCAAAACGGCAAGCCCAGGTTCATAGCGGTTACCCGGTTAGAGGACGTGCAGGCGGTCCGGTGCGCGGAGTTCCACCCACACGGTTCCGTGTACGCGGTCGGATCCAATTCCAAAACGCTCCGGATATGCGCTTATCCCAAAGTGACGGATATCAGGTCAGTAAATCTCTTTCTCTATCCAACTCACCTAATCGTTCTCACTTCTTCTATCgagagataaatataaatatggatAACTCACGTTAGCCTCTGACACGCACTCGTCATTATAATCGCCGCCGTTCGTTTATGCGTATTTTATCCTCTTTCTCTATCTCCTCTCTCCGCTCTATCTATCTATccatcaatattatacatctagtatacatattatatatacctacctatcttccGAGAGCATCATTTGACACGCGCCGCCGTCAAACCATTGCCGCGGTATCGattaccattatatattattatattactattatacaggtatacattattattatcgtactaagtttattaatttaatttctccGGAATCACCGCTGTTGTTATATTGTTACCTAGGaccacttatatattatatacctactcacaaAGAAATCGgaaacaattattgtaactCTGCTTTCACAAAAGTAtacaaaagtattaaatattttcgaaatgCGCACTTTTCGATTGTAATATGCACACTACACTCAGTTTTTATACCAATACCTTATTTAATGCTGTACTGCTGTGGAAAATCTTTGGAGGACGGAAAGTTAAGaagaattttttaaatcgacttacaatacataaaatcataatttactcATATCACATGTGCCTGCTTATAGGGCTATATATATATCGCTAGGTATTGCGATGGCGATACCTATTTTTCCTCcatcttagatacaaaaaattGTGTCCTTAGCCCCCCATAGTTGTGCCAACCATAGGTGGCACTCGgctctaattttttattttttggttgtgatggggggggggggggggtaaaaaaaatgattcacaATTTACTGAcccatttaaaataacaaatttgccCTCAATATTTTTTCTGAGGGAGGGGTCAATTTCCCTCTTGTGACCACCCTAATGCCGCCTATGTCCATCTAcaccatattattgttataagataTGGGttaaaggtatataattatgGTATATTTTCGTCAGTATAGAAAATTGGGTGTACCTAAACGTCCTAAACTAATGTATCGCTGCTGTTATTAAATCAGGCTCTTCGGTTTTCAATTATCTACTtatatctgtattctgtataataggtatgtggtaaaatatttaaatacacgatTATTGAGCTGAGTACCAaacgtgatattatattattaagcatGATCTGCTTACtaactatattttgttctacatatatatactataaagcaCTCAAAAAAATAGTAGTGTTGTCATACCTTTATAgtgttatacaaattacaatatatgtttatttctCTTTATACGTTTATCCTCGCTATTGTCTACGATGTTTTCGTAAACAACTTACAAGTAGCTGTAATATATACTGCACTTCTGCAgactttttcaataaatttgacAAAACTTTTACTCGTTATTTATTGATGACACTATTCTTCCTTAACTTCGATTCAACTTAGCTAATATAGAtcttaatttgtaaatacatttgGCTCATAATCTTATAACTAATTTGGTTTTTAGTATCACCCGTGGATTTTAACTCTCAACAAATTTATTGTATAGtcagtttttttcttatttttcgtAGAGTGTTAATTTAGAGGTTAATTTCGGTCGTTTCAaagaataaattgatttttcgcACAACTTCAGACCTGCATGATCCATACCGTACTGCGTTTTATAGAAACGTCAACCGCAGGCGTTCAAATTCCGTGTTGGTTGATATTAGTTTCGtaactcataagttataagtaatatcAACATCATTGCGtgcatcaaatataaatattcgttTACAATTCGTTTggaaactatattaaaaaaaacctttcgGCACTCCGCAGCCTTCGAGAACCGAGAAATTACCAGCCACAAACTGCAagtgtttttacaataataaaatatgtagcgCATTGTACTGTGCTGTGCTGCACATTAgagtttatgatattattattattattatgattattgtaatattttatattgttcgtACGCGGCGTGTGACCATTGCACAAGTTTTCGAATCACAAAACCCGTACAATCCTTCGTGTCTCGTGACTTATAAAATCAGAACTGGTACACTTTTCGTATacgcatgtatattatattattatagtgtaggcAAACCAATTCGTTGAGAAATACAAAacgtacctaatacctatacagattacagagtcatattaaaaaggtatattataatatcgtatatattattaattcgcaTTCAGCATGACGCCTACAACGCGCAAACGGTGTTTATAAACATCGTATGTgtctaatgtacctattataatttataatttataatttgaataattgctTATAGCAGCTTGGATTCTTATTTCACTTATCTCAAGACAGCATGAGATTGTGGTGTCGTGAAttaagtagtaataatataatttattcacgcGATTCccgctgtatatattataataggtaactatgtatattataatattttcgattCGTTTACTACCaaaaatacttttgttttaaatatacggTGATAGTGTCCACATGACTCGAAATGCATAAATTTGTATGAGCGCGCGtgcgctatataatatataataaagttggatttaacagttttttttcctagtatttctgtataaaaaaaagtaaataattgacaattatttttacgGTATATAGTTCATGCGCAGTTAATCTTcgcgttcatattatatacaaaccaTGTGGTTTGAGTATAATAACAAACATGTAAGATAATTATTTGGTTTACCACAAATATCTACGAGGTAAACCAAAACGCATAATtcgttttaatataggtacattggtaATATTAACGTTATTTGGTGACAACCGTAATCTACAATAACGACCAAAAATTAGCTAGGTACCTGACgacttgttttttatttatttacacaataaattgTAGTTGTAAAATGTgcctaatgaaatataaaaaataatttggtatatttattatgacttgcagtttgaacatattttttttttacaaatgccattgattatataatatttaaaagtaattatatttattttgattttctctTGTAGGCTCATTAAAGTACCTATGCCTTAAataggaaatatattatatatagttccCGTGTAGTTTTTAAAACCTAAATGTTGTAAccacatcatataatatgatgggTCATAAAAAGtccactattatattttttagtgtcCAAAGAAACCTAACGTTATttacaatcaattaatatatatatataatatataatataaaagacttGTCCGGTTTGTAGGTTATAGCCATAACCATGGTCATTTACTCAATGATTTGTTCAGTAATGATCCAGCAAAGAAgcataaaagaagaaaaagaaaagcCCCCTCAGTGATCAGTAAAGCGGtctgatatttataaaattatattatctatgtatataatatactatatatatatatactctttGGCGCTTAGTCGTTATTGAAAACCGAGTGAAAGCTATTATTGCTTGCTTACGTTATTCTAATGACTTAGATTGTGTCATTTTTTTCTCTTCAAGTATCGTTCATtcggaaaaaatgtttttcacgaGCGATgtgatttattatgatttatgttcgTTGCAAAATTCCATTTTGTCGATTTGCCATAATCcaaaaaaaactgtttgaaCTTTCTCAAATTGCTGCTTGGTGAAAACTGTAATTTACTTCACCATATAAGTCGCAGGTGTTGAACAAATTCACGAAATAGTAACGGAGTGGTGAAAAATTATTGAAGTGTAAGtggtaattgaaaaaatatagttaatgtgGGATAAATACTTCACATACaccgtacacataatattatatacctactgtaatatGTTCATATGTTCATGATGTTGTATAacaatcataagtcataacctcataactcataaatattGTGCATAAAGTCATATTATGAGTATCGGGTTCCGATTATTTACGTGCACTTTCGAAGGGTTTTTCGTTTccttaataatattcagttgtATAAATCATCAATGCATTATTGATTCGTTTTGTTCCGGAATCTGTTTTTTCAGACTTGAAATGTCACGAAGCCATTCTTTCTAATTAATCGAATCACGGATAAGAAAAATTGCCTGGTagaaggtacctacttattacctacataaactgaatcgtaatataattttaacggGTTCTGTAATTACAAGTAGATTGCAGCAGTGTTTAAATactcttaaaataattgtagttgCTGATTTGTCGTTAAGctggtataggtacaatatataatcCAATGTTTCTATATTACGATAGTCAAGAATTATCTTTTAATCATTCCATTTTTTAATCAGAATTGTCTCTATTACCTATGcaactacctatatacttttatacGTTTCTTATAATTACCTCCTTattaccatacaatttttaattattattaatagttgatTATATAGACTTGTTTAaaggataaaacaaaaaaattggtgAAAATAATGCAGTATACCtaactttgaattttttattttaatatctagtaAATTTCAGTATAACGAATGATAGTTTTTTTCTACTAACACgatatttacagtttttattgtattatatatttatgtaggtatacattatataatatatatatatttatagtctatattctatataatgcatattttatatgtttgttaTGTTTCTTTGTTCTTCCGTGGTTATGATGTTGGgttagactataatattgtataaatattagcttaatatattatataatatataacataactagagattttttacttttatccctattcctaccaaaaaaaaaaatttaattaataaattaaaaaggaaACAATTCGGTAACCACCCTGCCATAAAGTAGGTGTCAATTAATTCTCTGTCAATGCGATATTCCTATTTAAATGTCGAAACATATAACTTAGGTATAACGTCTTATAAGTTACAAGCTGTCCCGCCCGGCGTCGCCCTTGccaaagattattattttttaacttctatATATAAACGTGCTTCATAtcatgtaccaggtacctagtACCTGCGAACGATGTCAAGGAGCTTACAAACaaccaataactataatattattagattgacGTCGTAcgaatttgataatatacacattatacttaTTCTAGCAGCCCGATCTTCCTTTGGgagataaatttaaataattaaaaaccctGTTGGCTGCATTGCTGAGTCGTGCACATACACTTTGTGTTGAAATGAGACAACGTTATCGGTCAAATTTTTGTGGGAAAGAGAGGTCCAACCAgtactattttcaattttgtgcaACAGACTCTTATAGTATAGATAtttgatatgtatatatgattTCAGAAATTGTTGGATTGTACCGCAATAATAATTTagcgtacctataggtacttctGTTATAATCTTCCTACtaacaatgttaaattatataatgcagCCATCTATACAAATTTGACTGTGACACCGTCTAGCCGTTacgtaattgtttattttagtcACAAAACAATTTCCTAAAAACATGTTCCCTGTATATTCCTTGTAAACCGTCCTAAGcgaaagattttttatttatttaccaacaTAGTCGTTTTTGATCGCATTAACATATCTACATGGTACCTGTAAAAATTACCTAACAACGCGATTTGGAAACTTCTGCCTCTACACGCCATCTCTGGGTGCCTACTCTTTAATACAAgactgtgtataatatgttatcgacGGTGATAATTGCTACGAGAAAGATGGTCTTACGACGTTGTTCCGCTGCTGGTCCGACGGGTCGTGATAACCTTGTGGTCGTCCTTCCGGGGACTGTTGTATGCCAAAACACGCTCACACCGCACCGCTTCATATATAGTTATCAGCATCGGCGTAGGTAGTTTTTTCTCTCGTCGACACGTATCGACGAAATgtcaaattgtattgtataataataacgcaacggtaaatattatttgttcgtaGCTCGGGGCGGCGTATAACAtatagaaacgaaaaaaaaaacacttcctTCCGGACCAGTCGACTTCGCGCGCGCGACTATGACATTTAAATATCGCCTTTCACTAATCGCGTTTTAGAGACTATCCCGGTAtattaacaacataataatattatcatcgtatatgcgtgttgtacctatatgtaggtacaatatcgCTTGCCGCCGAACTGagacaatgattataatatgttatcgttAAAACATAACCGGCCGTGGACTGTGGTGGTGCGGGCAAGGAGGCGAAGAagatgaagaaaaaataaacatttaattaaaaactattttttatttttaacgttttccGTCACTTTCGCTAAATCATCGCACCTGCGCCCCTTACCGCCTATCGTTTTACGGTGTATTACCGACTATTATCATTCAAATCATACACGAGCGcacggtatatattatgtaaatatatttattctgcAAATGTTGTCGGCTGAGAGCTCGGTGAAATGTATGagttttgtacaaatattatgaaaatatcatTGCACATTTTGTCTGGCGCTTGTTATGAAATATCTCTGTGCCGACGTCTATTATTCGCGCACGGCCGGAGACGtccacgtataatattaatatattacctatatgattatCAGCTCGTTTATTTTCGTACACGCTAAATTCAACTCATAGCATTAGGCATTGAATACGTGTGATTAAGGCATGTTCGACGATTACATGGATCGTATAGAATCTAATTattggttaaatattatatttgtttttagaaaatctAGAAGTGACTTTGTTTGGTTTTCGTTACGGTAAACTGTGTTAAAAAACCAAACAGTATTCATGAATATGCActatgttgttaaaaaaaataataagtttagcATAGCAGCCTCGACGAAAATTAAGCCCTTAgcgaaggtatataatatataggtataacttacTTTCTCGCGACAAAGACCTagcataatatgtacattatactgtgattaattaaaaaaaaatcacctacCAAAACTACGACGGTCGTCGATTTAAATTAGAAACGACTggagaaaataaattaagtctATAATTATCTCAATAAATCCTATTGGTTGTATTTCTGTTATAGACCATTAACGCAACTTCACGCCTGTTAATCAAATAAATCTAACTTAATTCTTGCAATAACGATGACTATTAcatgtttttagtaaaattattgaaatctaaaaattcatattattttttttattattagacatGCACTTTTTCGTTTACATTTTACTACCAGGttttcacataaaaataatccaatgaCATTTATACATGCAGTTAGAAAGcttgtaatatttgtttattgcgGATaactacttaaattaaaaactgtaaaatactATTTCATATACCGTAAGGTTGAACTGCATACCAAATGGAAAAAAAGATGGTAAAcagataattcataataatatatgtttcttaaaaattgtttaaattacatactaccacttattgattttaattccgGTTTTTATGACTATccgttgttaattattaatatatacatggcgtatatattttataacagtagctttattatttattatttttcgtactTGCGTTTTGTTAGATTTATAAAGATTAGCTGGctttaatattgttgataattttaGTCTATTATGATTTACTGAcgtgtatttttactattttagtttgtacaattttattcgtataaaaattataagattataaatatttataatatgttatatacttataaacctAAATTTCCATTACAAAATCCCAGATAATTTTCCTAGTTTAGTTACGAGGACATGATTTTGTTTATCATGGCTTaaagatgaaaaaagtttataagtttttgtacctatgttattattttattaataaataacattaatatcgaattaattaaatacgagTATACCTATGACTTTTACGTCATTATTTATAACGTTTTTCGAcgaagtaaattaaatatgtatataagttacAAGatacattttcgtaattttaattaacgtttacgttttaataattgatgttAATACTGTACTTTAAACATGCACAATTCGTTTAAATTACGTATACGGTGAAAATACCGTCACCGAGAAAAgattataatacttatgtaaaataaaatataaaaaaaaaaaacgaaaaaatacataatatgtaggtacctaattatattcttaatttacAGAATATGTCCCATTTAACattgtgaaatattaaattgcaaAGATCGTTGTTAAGACTTGTTATTATTTCCTATGAACtaaagtgttttattttttttccacttaTCTATGAccacactaaaatattatttttagaactaaataatttttgtcgTTAATCCGTAATATATTGTAGTTGAATGCAGGATACCGGGTCATGttatgtaccataatattatttaacggcACTCGACCATGTATACCTAGTCCACAGTCGTTATTCGCGGGCTTTGGTTTCGTACTTGACGCATGAGCACAGCGATAGTTTCTTATATCCACTTTCACAGTAGTATTTACGCACTTTTTTtcttcgtatattattttataaatgactcGATAAACCGTTGACACGCCGAAAACCTTACGGcgatatagtcatattattatattatatcgtaaggCTTGTTGAAATACCACATCGAGTAGTATAGGGAGGGCTATACAAtctacatatattaaatatatcaacttATATCGACATGGTGCAAGGGGTAATCGAGGTATGTGGTTAAATTCTTCGGTTTATTCAtgtacataaacaaaatatgtggtgattataatatataatatatatatatatatattaattaaatgaaaatgaagTTAAGTTTTGCCTCTTCAcctataagtacatatatatagaatGGGTATAGGAATAAATAGGATTAAATCTTGAATTAGTctgcgaaaaaaaatattttctgtaggtacctacataattcaatattaaagcTTTTCGCACACTTAAatacgaaattattataaatattcttattaggtatacctaccattGCAGGAGTAATTTTTCGTTTTCCTTATCTATCTTATATTTCGTTAACCTTATTTATCtttgaaaatgattatttaagaaaaatgtttaaaatatttaatatcaacatactattgtaatacctatggagtataatacaataaccgATGGCGAAATAAAGTGATTTATATTTTCGTCGTTTCAGAGAGAATCACGTGGCCCAGCAGCCGACCGTGTTGTTCAAACGTACCAGACACCACAAGGGCTCGATATACTGCATGTCATGGACGCCGGATGGCTCGCTGATCGCTACCGGCAGCAACGACAAGACGGTAAAGCTGATGCGGTTCAACGCGGACACGTCAAACCTGGAGGGCCAGGAGATCGAGTTGGCCATGCACGATGGCACTGTCAGGGACGTTTGTTTCATCGAGGACACGACCAACAGAAGCAGTCTGCTCATCAGCGGCGGTGCCGGTGACTGTAAGATATACGTGACCGACTGCGAGACCGGACAACCGTACCAAGCGCTCAGCGGCCATTCcggtacttattttattttaaatgatttagtaTCAAAACTGCAGTTATCTGTGTTCCTCCGTATGCCTCTACATaatgttattaggtacctacctacctatatgccaCGCGTGGTGTACTTTGCTACATTTTTCCGTGCCATACACTAGCTGTTTTTTCTAAATGTGATTTTggaacattttttgtatattatagagaatctcaatcggtataatatattattataatgttatatatatatcatttaaatattttgggtgTTTGGTGATTAACACGATTTCATTTCACGTTTTCAAGATAGccaatttataacttatttgtgtaattgtgtaggttaatatattttaatgctcaattattggtacctatctatattaagtATTCAAACAGTAATTAAGGTAATATTACAGTTTAGGGGTGGATATTAATACCAAATGTAAACTCGTACACGAATAACCTTTTTACCTGAAAATAAAAGACAGTCTTCTAcacatgatattttaaaaacattaaatattttacaaatttttaaatttggtgaacattataatttattcgattcgtcgtttttatattatataatttaaaaatgaatacttaACCTTGGAGACTTGCCGTTTTTACTAAACATACTTTATACCAGTGTTTTCTAGACATCATgcgtattaaaactattttgtccTTTTTTTGTgcaatttttaacttttcaagtattccattttttttagtacctacctatggtattttttgttgataaaatattttctcataAAGGTTATAGGTGAGgttttaatacaaggttcttcgtCAGTTATTTttagagaaattaaaaatataaaaaatagataggtaggtatttagtcataattttttttcaatgattatttttttttatttgttattgtttttaaataaaataatgcataataactACAAAACtgatatttataagaaataatatgcctgtaaagaaattgaaattgtattttttttacaaattgtctttcttttaataaa
This portion of the Acyrthosiphon pisum isolate AL4f chromosome A1, pea_aphid_22Mar2018_4r6ur, whole genome shotgun sequence genome encodes:
- the LOC100162728 gene encoding WD repeat-containing protein 47 isoform X5, translated to MQPTSTAAIGSTKTAGANHTGDGLLDGSAYNSDQNGKPRFIAVTRLEDVQAVRCAEFHPHGSVYAVGSNSKTLRICAYPKVTDIRENHVAQQPTVLFKRTRHHKGSIYCMSWTPDGSLIATGSNDKTVKLMRFNADTSNLEGQEIELAMHDGTVRDVCFIEDTTNRSSLLISGGAGDCKIYVTDCETGQPYQALSGHSGHILTLYNWGGAMFVSGSHDRTIRFWDLRTRGCVNVVTPNTSMASRQGSPVAAVCVEPSGRLLVSGHEDSACVLYDIRGSRSLQCFKPHSADVRSLRFSPSAYYLLTGGYDNKLVLTDLQGDLTTTLPSVVVAQHQDKVISGRWHPTDFSFLSTSADKTTTLWALPPYK